The Caldisericota bacterium genome contains the following window.
GTTATCGTTCAGATAGATAGGCGTGTGTCACACCCTCTTTACATTAAAATTATAAATAGGGCATCAAAATTTTATGCACATGATGAAGATATGAAGGCAAAAGTTGGTGATGTTGTTAAGATTAGAGAAACGAAACCAGTCAGTAAATTGAAGCGATGGAGAATTGTAGAGGTTATTGACGGAGGTGAAAAATGATTAGAGATTATTCACGGCTTGTTGTTGCAGATAACAGTGGAGCAAAAGAAATTTCTTGTATAACAGTGCTACGTGTCGGGAAAAGAGGATCAGCTACTGTAGGAGATAAAATTGTTGCTTCCGTTAAAAAGGCAGCACCAAACAGTGCTACACCTAAAGGTAGCGTGGTGAGGGCGATTGTTATAAGGACAAAATATCCTTTAAAAAGAGCAGACGGAAGCATAATTAGATTTGATCAAAATGCAGCTGTAATTATTGATGAAGACGGAAACCCAAAAGGAACTAGAATTTTTGGTCCCGTAGCAAGAGAGTTAAGAAAGCAGGGATATTTAAAAATAGTTTCACTTGCCCCAGAGGTTTTGTAGGAGGAAATTATGAAAGTTGATGATAAAATAAGGCCAAAAATAGAATTAAGAAAAAGGGATATGGTTATAGTGCTGTCTGGAAAGGATAAAGGGAAAAAAGGTAAGATTATTAGAACAATTCCTGATAAAGGGAAAGTGTTTGTTGACGGTGTAAACATGCAAACAAATTTTCTTCGTCCTACACGAGATATGCCACAAGGTAAAATTACAAGGAGAGAAGCTCCTCTGTATGTAAGTAAAGTGCAGTTAGTTTGCCCTCATTGTCATGAGAAAACCCGCATTGCTCACAGAATTCTTGAAAACGGGAAAAGTGTTCGGGTATGCAAAAACTGTCATGAAGTAATTGATAAGGTCTAACGTGAGGTGGATATGGCAAAAATAAAGTCAGGAACTAAATTAGATAAAGTGCTTGAAAAACTTTTGGAAGAGAAACTTATCCCTTCTCCCTTCAAAGAGAAGTACGAGAAAGAAGTAAAGAAGAGGTTAGTGGAAAAGTTTAATTATAAAAATATGATGCAAGTACCTAAAATTGTAAAAATTTCTCTTAACAGGGGAGTAGGTGATGTTTCTCAATACCCAAAGGCGATGGAGAAAACTGTAAGTGAAATCATTTTAATTACTCGTCAGCGACCTACTGTTACCCGAGCAAAAAAATCTATTGCTTCATTTAAGAT
Protein-coding sequences here:
- the rpsQ gene encoding 30S ribosomal protein S17 — protein: MAKKEITGKVISTYQKTVIVQIDRRVSHPLYIKIINRASKFYAHDEDMKAKVGDVVKIRETKPVSKLKRWRIVEVIDGGEK
- the rplN gene encoding 50S ribosomal protein L14, translating into MIRDYSRLVVADNSGAKEISCITVLRVGKRGSATVGDKIVASVKKAAPNSATPKGSVVRAIVIRTKYPLKRADGSIIRFDQNAAVIIDEDGNPKGTRIFGPVARELRKQGYLKIVSLAPEVL
- the rplX gene encoding 50S ribosomal protein L24 — protein: MELRKRDMVIVLSGKDKGKKGKIIRTIPDKGKVFVDGVNMQTNFLRPTRDMPQGKITRREAPLYVSKVQLVCPHCHEKTRIAHRILENGKSVRVCKNCHEVIDKV